The Pandoraea apista genomic interval GCGAAGCCTGCCGACGCTTGCGTCGAATTCATGCATCGTTTTGCGCATCGCACGCGCTTCGCGCGCCCTCACGGGCCATGAAGCCTGCGCGAAGCCCATCGCCATGCGTCGCCAAGCCCCGGCATCCGCCGTCTCAGGCCCTTGATTCAGGAGGACACCATGACGCTGCACATGCTCATCCCTACGCTGTTCGATCGCGCCCGCGCCCGGCTAACGCCCGCGTCAAGCACGTCGAACCCCATCGCCTCGGCGACCGGCGGACTCGCCTCACCGCAATACCGGCTTGTCGTGCTCACTCTCGCGTCGAAAGCAGATGCCATCGACGCCAAGGTGCGCTACGCGCTGCACTCGCAGAAGCTCATACCGGAGACGGCCTCCCGCCTCGAGCGCTCAGGGGGCTATCTGCTGGAACTCGACTACGTACTGCGTTGCGAGCGCAGCCGTCGCGCCGCGCTCGTCCACCTTGTCTCCACACTCGGTGATACGCCCGGGGTTCGCGCCATTCGCTGGGAGACGGCACCGAATATGGCGCTGCGCTAACACACCGCTCCCCCCCCACCGCTAAGGCTATCGGCCCGGCAGGCACAGACGCTCACGCGCTCTCGCCCGTCGGGCCGATGCATTTCTGTCTCCACAACAACGCGTTTCGCGTCACGGAACACTCAAACCTATACGTTCACGTATAGGTTGTGCTAACATTCCGTTCATCTTCCGATCGGAGGCAAGCGTATGCCCGCAGATCTCGTTCCCCAGTCGTCCACCGAAACGCCGCCAGACGACCCGCACTTGCTGACCGTCGGTCAGGCCGCCGCCGCGCTTGGCGTGACGGCGCGCACGCTGAAGTACTACGAGGAATTGAATCTCGTTGTGCCCGCACGCAGCGGCGGACGCTATCGCATGTACACCAAGGCGGATCTCGCCACGTTCGGCCGCATTCTGCGCATGCGCTCGCTCGGCTTTTCGATCGCGGCGATCACGGAGATGCTCAAACGCCCGATGCGCCTGGTCGAAGCCGGTAAATCACGCATGAACGACGAGGATCTGCAGGTCGTTCGCGATGCCCTTCATTCGCAGCTCGATACCTTGCGCGAACGCACGGCGCAGGTGCGCCGAGAACTGCGCGAAGCGGAAAAGCTGGAAACGCAGATCACGCATGACCTGCAGTACATCGAGCAGCGCCTTCGTGGCGTGCCCGCAGACGAGTTGCTGGCAGAGCGCGCCGCGCGAATTCGCAAGCATTCGTCCCCCTGACTCCCCGCCACCGCACTCCCGCCCCGCCGCACGTCATGACATCTGCCGCCCAGCCGACCGGTTCCGATGCTTCTCCGCCCGCCGACCCGCTGCGGCCGATGCGCGTCGAGGCGTACCGCTACGCGCTCGGTCTGATCCCGGGGCTCGAGTTTTTCGAGAACGCGCTGCTCGTCTACTTCGCTGTCTACGTGTCGGGCGGTGTCGACGCCTCGCCTAAAGAGTTCGTGTGGATGACGACCGCCTACGGCATCGCCTCGGTCCTCGCTATCCTCAAACAGCAGTGGTTCGTCGAGCGCATCGGTTACCGCCGGTATCTGACGGCATCGTTGCTGCTCTATGCTTGCGGCGCAGTGCTTGCCGGAACCAGCGAAGGCGTGACGCAACTCGTGATCGCCCGGGCGTGCCAGGGGTTTTGCGCGGGAAGCTGGATGAGTTCGTGCCGAATCCTCGCACAGGTAAGCGTGCCCGCGGAGCGTCGCGGCAAGACCGTGCAGACGTTCGCGCTGCTGCTGTTTACCGGGTCGGCCGCCGCCCCGCTCATCGGCGGGCTACTTGTGTCCGAATACACCTGGCGCACGCTGTTTCTGTGTACCGCGCCGCCGGCCGTATTACTCGCAGGGCTGGCGTGGTTTTCGATACCCGATGTCGGCCGCCTGCGCGACCGCGCAACCGGTGGCAGCTACCCATTCGCGCCGTTCATGGCATTTGCGCTCGCCATGGGTGCATTTCAGGTCGTGCTTCAGGAGATGCGCTACACGCTGTGGCTGCAAACACCGTGGCTGCCACTGCTGACGGTCGCCGGCGTGGGCGCCCTTGTGTGGTTCGGCTATCACCAGTGGCAACACCCGACACCGTTCATCCGCCTGCAATCGCTGCGCCGCAAGGAGTTTCAGGTCGGATTGGTGTTGTATGCGGCCTATTACTATCTGGCGAACACGCAAAGCTATCTGATGCCGCGCATGCTCGAGCAAGGACTGGGTTTCACGGTCGAGCACACCGGCAAATTGCTCGGCTATTCGGCCCTGCTCACCGTCGCGCTGTTAATGGTGTATTTCCGCGTCGCCAAATTCATCACCAACAAAAAGTTGCTGATCGTCAGCGGTTTCGTGATGACGATTGCTACCAGTCTGTGGCTCGGGGCCATGCCACCGGACGCCGGTCAGTCACAGCTCTACGGGGTACTGGCGCTCAAGGCCGTATTTGGCATTTTCACTGTGCTGCCGGTCGCCAATCTGACGTTTCGCACCTTCGATCACGAGAGCTTTGTACATGGCTATCGGCTGAAGAACATTCTTCGTCAGCTCTCCGGCTCCTTCGCCGTATCGACGATCGTGGCGTTCGATCAGCATCGGGAAGCCCTTCATCGCACTCGCCTGACGGAAGTGGCCAATCCGTTCAACCCCATCTTCATGCAAACGCTCGATTCGCTCGCCAATGCGCTCACGCACGCCGGCGTGGCCGCCTCGCAAGCCCGTGGCGCCGCACTCGCCCAGATTGCCCAGATGATTCAGCGCCAGGCATCGTTCCTGTCGTTTATCGACGGCTTTCACTTCATTGCCATTGTGGCGCTGTGCGGTGCAATCTTTGCGGCAGTGCAAAAGCAGCTAAATTAGAATCGATGCGCCACCGGTGCACGACGGCTGCGTGTCGGCTGCACGAATACGCCGCCGATCCTTCGCGGTGGCGTTTAATTTCCGGCTACGCTCCTCATGCTCAAAACCTTGCTCGCCCGCCTCCGGCTTTCGGCCCCGCGCCCCGCCATCGACGACGCCCTCTGGCATGAGGTCGTAAGCGCCCTGCCGTTTCTCGCGCGGCGAAGTGCAGCCGACCTGAACAAGCTCCGCGAACTCGCGACCGACTTTCTGGCCAGCAAGCACTTCTCTACCGCGCACGATCTGCCGCTCACCGACGCCATGTGCGTATCGGTGGCCGCGCAAGCCTGCCTGCCGATCCTCCATCTGCCAAGCGCGCTGTATCGCGGATGGACCGGCATCGTGCTGTATCCGGGCGAATTCCTGATTCGCAAGACCGTGCAGGACGAAGCGGGCGTGGTGCACGACATCGAGCAGGAAGCGAGCGGCGAGGCATGGGAAGGCGGCCCGGTGGTGCTGTCGTGGCAAGACGTGCAGGCGAGCGACGTACTGGCGTACAACGTCGTGATCCACGAGTTCGTTCACAAGATCGATATGGAAGGCGGGGAAGCGGACGGCGTGCCGCCCATGCTGCGGCGTCTGCATGGCGATCTGACGCCGGAAGTCTGGTGCAACGTCTTCGACCCGGCCTACGAGGAGTTCTGCCACCACGTTGCCAACGTTCCCGATGACCGCTGGGACGCCTTTGCGTCGACCTCGCTGCTCGACCCATACGCCACCGAGCACGAGTCGGAATTTTTCGCCGTCTGCGCCGAAGCATTCTTTGTGGCTCCGGAGGCTTTCCGCGACGAATATCCGGCCCTGTACTCGTTGTTTTCGCGCTATTTCCTGCAAGATCCGGCCGCGCCGCCCGATAGCAATGACCCAGCCAACACCGGTACACCGCCCGCGACGGCCGCAACCCCATGAAAACTTTGCGAAAGTCATTGTTTTCATGGCATAATGCGCGTTTTACTCACCCGGAAAGTGGTTGACGCCTTCCCAGTCGCATGACAGTGACGGCGTTAGCGGGCCAACGGGGCGCCTCCCGGGGCATTTAACCCAGGCAACGTCCTCCCGCGCAGACTGGCTACCGACTTAACCCCAAGGTACATCATGAAAGAAGGCATCCACCCGGATTACCGCGAAGTCCTGTTCCGTGACATGACGCCCGGCGTCGACTTCGAATTCATCACCCGCTCGACGATCCACACCAAGGAAACGGCCGAGAAGGATGGCAAGACCTACCCGCTCGTGAAGATCGAAACGTCGTCGGCTTCGCACAACTTCTACACCGGCGAACAGCGCATCATGGACACGGCTGGCCGCGTGGACAAGTTCCGTCAGAAGTTCGGCAACCGCGCCGGCGGCAAGGTCGCCTAAGTTTCATCGGCGACACGCCAAACAACGCGATGCGGGGCCCGGCAGACGCTGTCGGGTCAGCACATCAGGGGGCGAGCCCCCGGCGTTTGGGAAGCATCGGAAAGGGGCAGCTCAGGCTGCCCTTTTTTGTTAGGTCTGGCCTGCGCCACCGCATCGGTTACTGTCATACTGTCGGCTTTTCCGGTATCCCAAGTGTTCCCGTAGCGTTAGCCCAAGCGTCACCCCAGGTTTCACCCCCGAGCCAGTTCCGGCTCGCTCCCTGAGTTATCCCGATCCGGCCAATGCGCCGGTCTTGTCGTCCGGCCTATGAAACGAGTTCGCATCACCGCCTCCGCCACCAGCGCGCTACCGCGTTCGCTGCTGATCGCCATTTGTGTCATCTATGTGCTGGCGGGGTTGTTCGGTCGCGATCCGTGGAAGAACGAAGACGCCGCAGGTTTCGGCATCATGTGGACGATGGCGCATGGGCAATTGTCCGACTGGCTGCTGCCGAATATCGCCGGGAAACCCATCTACGACAGTGGCCCGCTCGTGTCGTGGCTCGGTGCGCTCGCCATTCGCACTTTCTCATGGCTCGACGCGCCCGATGCCGCACGCATCGTCACCGGCCTGTGCTTCTACATCACCTGCACCTTCATCTGGTACGGCACCTACCTGCTTGGCCGCCGCCCGGAAGTGCAACCGTTCAAATATGCTTTCGGCGGCGAGCCCGAGCCGCGCGACTATGGCCGCACACTCGCCGACGGCGCACTGCTGATTCTGCTCGCCTGCTTCGGGCTGACGGAACGCGGGCACGAAACAACGTCGGCCGTGGGACAGCTCACGCTCATTTCCATGGCCATCTACGGTCTCGTGCGCAGCCTCGACAAGCCGCGCCAGGGTGCCGTGTGGTTCGGTCTCGCGCTGGGCGGCATGGCGCTCGCGTCGTCGCCGCTGCTGACCCTTTCGCTCTGGATCGCAGGCGTTGCCACGGCTGTCGTGTGTCGCGCCCTGCCCCTGCGCATGTTGCTGCTGATCTCTACGCCGATCACGCTGCTCGTTGCCTGTACCTGGCCGCTTGCCGCCCTCAAATTTGCCGACGGCGCGCGACAATGGCTCGGCGAATGGGCAGATATCGGGGTAGACGCCTTCAGCGGTCCGACGCTCCACTCGCTCAGCTACATCGCCAAGAACCTCGCCTTGTTCGCCTGGCCCGCGTGGCCGCTCGCCGCGTGGTCGCTGTACTCGTGGCGAGGCATGCGTCGCGCCCCGCACATTGCGATCGCCCTGGCGTTCACCATCGCGATTCTTGTGCTGATCGTGCTGCAAGCGCAGCAAGGCAACCAGTTGTTCATGCTTGCCCTGCCGCCTTTATCGATCATCGCCGCGTTCGGCCTGCCCACGCTCAAGCGCGGCACGGTCAATGCCATCGACTGGTTTGCCGTCCTGTCGTTTACCGTGCTGGCAGGCTTTGTCTGGATCGTCTGGCTGGCCGGCATCACCGGCTTCCCGGCATCTACGGCACGCAACCTCCGACGTCTGGTGCCCGGCTTCCAACCCGAATTCAGTTGGATCACGCTGTTCAGCGCCCTGCTTGTGACCGGCGCCTGGGTCGCGCTGGTGGCGTGGCGCGTGTCGCGCAGCCCGAAGGTGCTGTGGCGCAGCGTGGTGCTCTCATCGGGCGGCACCACGCTCATGTGGGTGCTGCTCATGACACTCTGGCTGCCGGTCGTGAACTACGGAAGAACGTACCGCGATGTGGCGGCTCAGATCGCCGCGCATCTGCCTGCGGACTACACCTGCATTCGCACCGCGCGCGTGGGCGACGCACAGCTTGCCTCGTTCGCGTACTTCGGCAAGATGCGCTTCGGTTCGGCCACCGACGATTGCGACGTGCTGCTGCGCCAGGATTCCCAGGATTACAGCGAACCGCTGTCGCTTGCGCCGTACGAATGGCGTCAGCTCTGGGAAGGCCGACGTGCGGCAGACCGCGACGAGCGCTTCCGCCTTTATGTATTGCAAGAGCGTCCGTGGCGCCGCGCCACACGTCCGCGTTAATCTCCCCACGCCATGTGGCATGACATCAAA includes:
- a CDS encoding MerR family transcriptional regulator, coding for MPADLVPQSSTETPPDDPHLLTVGQAAAALGVTARTLKYYEELNLVVPARSGGRYRMYTKADLATFGRILRMRSLGFSIAAITEMLKRPMRLVEAGKSRMNDEDLQVVRDALHSQLDTLRERTAQVRRELREAEKLETQITHDLQYIEQRLRGVPADELLAERAARIRKHSSP
- a CDS encoding MFS transporter; protein product: MTSAAQPTGSDASPPADPLRPMRVEAYRYALGLIPGLEFFENALLVYFAVYVSGGVDASPKEFVWMTTAYGIASVLAILKQQWFVERIGYRRYLTASLLLYACGAVLAGTSEGVTQLVIARACQGFCAGSWMSSCRILAQVSVPAERRGKTVQTFALLLFTGSAAAPLIGGLLVSEYTWRTLFLCTAPPAVLLAGLAWFSIPDVGRLRDRATGGSYPFAPFMAFALAMGAFQVVLQEMRYTLWLQTPWLPLLTVAGVGALVWFGYHQWQHPTPFIRLQSLRRKEFQVGLVLYAAYYYLANTQSYLMPRMLEQGLGFTVEHTGKLLGYSALLTVALLMVYFRVAKFITNKKLLIVSGFVMTIATSLWLGAMPPDAGQSQLYGVLALKAVFGIFTVLPVANLTFRTFDHESFVHGYRLKNILRQLSGSFAVSTIVAFDQHREALHRTRLTEVANPFNPIFMQTLDSLANALTHAGVAASQARGAALAQIAQMIQRQASFLSFIDGFHFIAIVALCGAIFAAVQKQLN
- a CDS encoding zinc-dependent peptidase; this encodes MLKTLLARLRLSAPRPAIDDALWHEVVSALPFLARRSAADLNKLRELATDFLASKHFSTAHDLPLTDAMCVSVAAQACLPILHLPSALYRGWTGIVLYPGEFLIRKTVQDEAGVVHDIEQEASGEAWEGGPVVLSWQDVQASDVLAYNVVIHEFVHKIDMEGGEADGVPPMLRRLHGDLTPEVWCNVFDPAYEEFCHHVANVPDDRWDAFASTSLLDPYATEHESEFFAVCAEAFFVAPEAFRDEYPALYSLFSRYFLQDPAAPPDSNDPANTGTPPATAATP
- a CDS encoding type B 50S ribosomal protein L31, translating into MKEGIHPDYREVLFRDMTPGVDFEFITRSTIHTKETAEKDGKTYPLVKIETSSASHNFYTGEQRIMDTAGRVDKFRQKFGNRAGGKVA
- a CDS encoding ArnT family glycosyltransferase, giving the protein MKRVRITASATSALPRSLLIAICVIYVLAGLFGRDPWKNEDAAGFGIMWTMAHGQLSDWLLPNIAGKPIYDSGPLVSWLGALAIRTFSWLDAPDAARIVTGLCFYITCTFIWYGTYLLGRRPEVQPFKYAFGGEPEPRDYGRTLADGALLILLACFGLTERGHETTSAVGQLTLISMAIYGLVRSLDKPRQGAVWFGLALGGMALASSPLLTLSLWIAGVATAVVCRALPLRMLLLISTPITLLVACTWPLAALKFADGARQWLGEWADIGVDAFSGPTLHSLSYIAKNLALFAWPAWPLAAWSLYSWRGMRRAPHIAIALAFTIAILVLIVLQAQQGNQLFMLALPPLSIIAAFGLPTLKRGTVNAIDWFAVLSFTVLAGFVWIVWLAGITGFPASTARNLRRLVPGFQPEFSWITLFSALLVTGAWVALVAWRVSRSPKVLWRSVVLSSGGTTLMWVLLMTLWLPVVNYGRTYRDVAAQIAAHLPADYTCIRTARVGDAQLASFAYFGKMRFGSATDDCDVLLRQDSQDYSEPLSLAPYEWRQLWEGRRAADRDERFRLYVLQERPWRRATRPR